In uncultured Desulfuromonas sp., the genomic stretch CAGATGATTATCTGGCCAAACCGTTTGGTGTCAAAGAATTGCTGGCGCGAATCAAAGCCCTGTTTCGCCGCTTTGAACCAAAACCGTTGGAAGAGACATTTTGTTTTGGCCCTATTGAGGTTGATTTTTCACGCCACGTGGTAAAAAAGAACAGCCGGATTGTTGAATTGACCGCCAAAGAGTTTGATCTTCTCACGTGCTTTGTCCTTAACGCCGGATTTGCCCTGTCGCGGGAAACTCTTCTCGAAGAAGTGTGGGGCATGAACAGCGCGACAACAACGCGCACTGTAGACAACCATGTCCTCAAGTTGCGTAAAAAATTGGAAGAGACTCCTGAAACTCCGCGCTATTTCGTGACGATTTATGGAATGGGGTATAAGTTTATTGCCATCAGTCAAGACTCTCCGGCCTTATAACATGACGATCTACTGTCGTGGCGCCGTGGCAGGCGTACCGCCCAGACATTATGCAGGTCAGAGGATGAAAATTCGCCTGACAGCGCAGAATGGCGCTAGCGCTTGAGCACACTTAACTTTGTCATCGAAAAGAGCCTCTGTAGGAGCGAATTTATTCGCGAATTGTTCTGGCCATTAATCCTTATCATGATGGGAATTCGCGGTTGAAGCCGCTCCGACAAGAGACAATTTTAATGATGCTGAAGTACGAGTTTAAAGGAAAAAGCAGCAAAAACGGGGTTGTCCGCGCACGGGGGCTGTCCCAGGCTTTTGCGCTGCAAACCGCCAGCGTTCCATCGCCCGCAAACATCTCGGACAGCCCCACATAGGGCTTGAGACAGTCCCGAGTTTGCAGTGGAAGTGCTTAGACTCGCGCCATTCCGGACGGACCAATCAATGGCTGAAGGATCAGGGGATTGTGTCTGTAAAAGAACTGTGGGTGACGACTCATTACCCGGCTAGGGCCCGGTAACATCATCGAACCGCCCGGTGTGGACCCGCATGCCGGGTGGCTAAAATCCCCGACTACCCAATTCGACACCTATTGACTTTTAATTCGTCGGTTGCTTGATAAGATGCTCAAGGGCTTTTTTAAGCTGCGCGTCTTGTCCGGCACAGTAGCGTACATCGAATGGAACTTCAATGTCCGGCGGAACGCCAATTCCTTCCAGATTGACTCCATCAACAAGGGCGCTTTGTACCGCGAGAAAAAGGGTATCGCCATTGGATAACGGAAAAAGCCGGCCACCGAGGACGTCACCTGCCGTTCGCTCTCCAATTACTTTTACTTGTTGGTACCTTCGAGCGCCGTACGCTAGCAACTCTTTTCCACTTCGACTATATTGGTTAACCAAGTAGACCGCCTGTTTTCTCCATTGAGAGTCAAAAACGGTTACCGTACCATCTCTATGATGCATCTTAAGGACCGGAATCTTCGTATTAAAGATATTAAGATAAGATGGCGCTGCCCCACCCAAGCCATATCGCAAATCAATGATCAACGCGTCGGCTTCTTTCAATTTTCCCCAAGTTATGGCGTTCAATAATTCCTGATGGTATTCATAACCCGCGTAAGAATATATGTGAACATAGCCAACGCGCGTTTCGTTCTGTTCAATAATCCGAACACTGGATTTTTGCGCCTCTAACATCTCCTGTTTGGGATTAACCAGCACTGGCTGCATCAAAATCGTGAATGGCTTGTCCGTCTCTTTTCGTCGGATTTTAAAGACAACATTTTTTCCAACATTTGAACGTAGCGAAGTGATCGGCAAGTAGGGGGCGCCATTGGCGGAGAGGATTTCATCCCCCTGTAACAGTCCCGCTTTCTCGGCGACACTTCCGGCAAGGACAGAGACAATGTATACACGGTTCCCAATATCTTGGGTCAGAATACCGACCGATGGATACAACACTTCTTTACCGTCAAATAGTCTGCTGATCTCTGGAATTTTTGAAAACAATGCGCAGAGCTGATAATACTCATAATCATCCGGCGTTAAATAATAGGTATGAGACGCATGCAATTCATCAAGCATGCAATTCACCAAACTGGAAAATGCTTTTTGAGAAGAAATATTTTTTAACCGAATACGATAGTCGGCTTTAATCGCGGGAAAATCTTTAGCGATTTGTTCAGGATTATAAAAATGCGTTTCAACAATGTTAACGATTTCCTCAA encodes the following:
- a CDS encoding response regulator transcription factor, translated to MTLKGKTILIIEDDQLMREGLCDNLEFEGYHVVTAVDGEDGLEQAATLSPDLILLDVMLPGVDGIDVCRQLRSHGKTIPIIMLSARSSEIDKVLGLEIGADDYLAKPFGVKELLARIKALFRRFEPKPLEETFCFGPIEVDFSRHVVKKNSRIVELTAKEFDLLTCFVLNAGFALSRETLLEEVWGMNSATTTRTVDNHVLKLRKKLEETPETPRYFVTIYGMGYKFIAISQDSPAL
- a CDS encoding S41 family peptidase; this translates as MMKKCLLVILSVCLIIAKVPFAAAEQTPSPYSALFEEIVNIVETHFYNPEQIAKDFPAIKADYRIRLKNISSQKAFSSLVNCMLDELHASHTYYLTPDDYEYYQLCALFSKIPEISRLFDGKEVLYPSVGILTQDIGNRVYIVSVLAGSVAEKAGLLQGDEILSANGAPYLPITSLRSNVGKNVVFKIRRKETDKPFTILMQPVLVNPKQEMLEAQKSSVRIIEQNETRVGYVHIYSYAGYEYHQELLNAITWGKLKEADALIIDLRYGLGGAAPSYLNIFNTKIPVLKMHHRDGTVTVFDSQWRKQAVYLVNQYSRSGKELLAYGARRYQQVKVIGERTAGDVLGGRLFPLSNGDTLFLAVQSALVDGVNLEGIGVPPDIEVPFDVRYCAGQDAQLKKALEHLIKQPTN